CATCTTCACGATCGTCTAATGCATCCGCCTATCGCTTAACGTCATCGCCCAGTGCATGCGTCTATCGACCAACAcccatcgcttagtattccGCCTACCGTGTAGCACGTCTGCTTATCGTTTATTGTAGCACAGCTATCGTCTACTCATCGTTTAGCGCAACACGTCTGCTTATTACAAATGCATATTTTTCTCAAAGGCTTCTACTAACCTTTGATAAAAGTAAGTATTTTCAAAGGTATTTTAACGACCTTTGATAAATGttagtatatattttttattcaaatatatctcatctttaatattttgttaagaataaatttttttcaaaggttttctaAAATCCTTTGATAAATTTGATAACATTGTTATATTtctcaaaagtgtttttattaaccttcaataaaaagtacatatttctcaaaggttttctcaataccttcaataaatgtataactttctcaaaggtttttattaaccttcatAAAATGTGCAAATTTTTTAAAGGATTTATCAAAACCTCCAATAAATGTATGTCTTTCTCAAAGATTTTTATTACCCTTTGATAAAAACTAcctatttctcaaaggttttaaacctccaataaatatatatctttttcaaaggtttttattaaccttcaataaaaagtacatatttctcaaaggtttttctaataccttcaataaatgtatatctttctcaaatgtttttattaaccttcaataaaagGTGTATCTTTTCAAAGGACTTATCAAAGCCTCCGataaatgtatatctttctcaaattgtttttattacccATAGATAAAAACTACATATTTCTGAAAGGTTTTTTCAAAACCTCCAATAAATATCtatctttttcaaaggtttttattaaccttcaataaaaagttcatatttctcaaaggtttttccaatacctttaataaatgtatatctttctcaaaggttttttatAGCCTCCGATAAAAGATTGTCAAAATAGCTCAATTTTCTGGTAGTGTTTCAAACcaatcctatttttgtcataaatattaaaataacattattttttaaaaatctttatTTTAATTCGATCCTTTGTTATGAACATAAATTTATtacttatatttattattaattaagtatttattgtaattaattatattacttcattcattattaacatatcatatttatagatctttttttaatattttttatcaaCATATCGtgtttttatctacttttccactttttatataatatattgtttattaaaatacattttcttgtattatttaattaaaattaaaattattaatgttgaacttaattgaattataaaaaTGGTTAAGGGAAAACTAactttttagtccttaaatttttaggAATAGGTGCATTTAATCCACGATTTCAATTTggtcattttaattcatcactttagaaaataggtttaaaaggtccttaatcttttattattattttaaatgaatgttcaaattaaaagtaaaagaatatatttttttctctctcttaccTCCAATCCTCCCTcgtctctctctctcctctccCCACCATGCTTTCCAAATCTTTCCCCAAATTGGCTTTATCTTTCAAATGGGTTTACCtcttttttgtatattttttttcaccATAGATTAAAAGCAGAACTGAACAAAGAAATTTGTAACTCAGTTCGGTATAATACTACCTACGTAAGGGGATAGTATGCCCATGAGAAGATATATTCACTAATTTCATTGGGAGAATTAGTTCGTTGGCTAGTTTTCCTATAGGTAGAATTAGTTCtagttttgtttattttatacttttatccTCTTTTTTGGTGATGAATCTATGAGCCTCTGAAGCAATATGGAAATCAAAGGAGTTACTCGATAGTTAATGCTTTGATATGAATTCTGATGGTTATATTCGATCTCTTCACTTTCTTTGACGCCATCGAGTTATTTGAAATTGTTAAGTATTCATTTCTTCCATATCAAGCATTTGATTTCATCTTTCCAACTTTTTGGTGAAATAGATGATTGTGATTTTAATCATAATaacttcacttttttttatgGATAAAATTTTTAGAGagttatatttttagttttgagaTTGCTAAAAGGTATATGAAATTAGGAAGAATCTTCATTGTaaattgagggaaaaaaatattgggcaaaataaattaatgatccACATATATCCTGCACTTATTTTCGAAATGATCACTTGACTAAATCATCCAATTGAAGGTATGATTTGAGAGATTGGGAGAGACAACTCAACATATTGAGTTTCCACTTTGTTATGAGTAAATTAGTGGGACTAAACTATGTTGATTATTAAATATGCCTATGATagagcattttttttaatatgtgtgATTTTCTTGCATTGTTGATCATCAAAGATATTTCACATCTTTATAGATTGCATGAAAATTTAGCAATTTTATCCTATTGCTACATTTGAGCatgatatatatacatatatatgtgtgtgtgtatatatatatatttatgtatgtatatgataagtatatatttctatatttcatgACTATGAAATTTTCTCATGACATATGTGGCAAGGAAATAATAATATTGTTGTATTGTTTTTCAACCTTAGATGGGTTGCTATCGTGATCTACTCGAGCGTGTCTAttagttggcaatctggccactctcacccatagtaatcaaatgaccgccctctaaggcagaagtttccaaaacactcaagattggggtcgtgtcacctatggtcgtttaagtgagatgtaagtctttagtgtcaatgacgttatatacagagtctagtcatcttgtggtccaagtcttatacaaactctttgtataggacaccctgctcgcacgtctccacatgaattgtcaggatctaccatctgtagtagtttacagcacttgcaaacctctacaaagcgggtcgtatccgtagttctaggatcaggtatcccaccttaatctttatactacagacctatttagattatcacttaaggcatgatccacttgtatatcacatatacatgcttaagttcacataagataaccaaaaagttttgtttattggatatgagtaaatgtcagaattaaaaaacacttattttattcattaaacaatgtgtatctttacaaaacaacgagacttcgggagaattaagacacagATCCCAAcactctactagctcacaaatggattaaaccttagcGCGATGAGTTTAATTCGAAAAGtttaaattcgaattaagggattagtaattatatacaatataattacacgtttaattatcgaattaaacaaaattggagaattggataatgtttaattttgatttaaatattaattacatgaatagcaATTCATGTATTAGGAATTGGTGgttgaataatttgatatttgatatcaaatttcatataattaaatagtttaattataattaatttttattcataattaattttgattaaaattaattatttaaattgaaaaaaaaatgattttagaatttgaaatttaatccaaaattggaAGAAAGTGGGGGTGTTCCCACTTTCTCCATTATGTCTTCCACCTCCTAGTTCCATGGTATTAGTGAGCTCTTCGATGTCAATTTCTTGTGAGATTGAAAATTGCATGAAGGTTTTAGAGATATATGTAGTTTATTATTCAGAAAGAGCTCATGTAATGATTGAAGGTTATTGGTTTTGAaatgaagaagtgttcttcatttCAAAACAGAAAGCCTGTATCTTTTCTTcataaaattttatcaattcCTACTCATTTTTAATCTGAAAATTCAATCTAAAGTCCAAGATAATGGTACTCATTTTTAATctgaagatcaagtggtggtctgtACCTTGTTGTTGAGGAAATTTGAGCAGGATATCATGGATTGAAGAAATTCTTCGAAGGTATGTTTTGAAACCCTATTTCAAGTTCATGAGCATGCTTACTtagatgctaaaattgatgagtTAGAATACTTAATGATCCTGATTTTTTCCGCTAATTGCATGTTAAGTCCAACATTTGTGGGGTGACGCTTGCCTTACATGGCTTTATAGGGAATTTTGTCGAACTACTAATGCACAAGCATTGGAAATAACGGGGCCACAGATATTGCTACAAGTATGAGCTTATGaaagatttaaaattatagCACCATAAGTCCAGTTACAGGCCCCAGGTCATCATCCACTTAgtgtcaaataaaattaatagttgCAACATTTGTAAAATTGAAGTTCAACTTTGATGTACAAAAACTGAGTTTAGTTGAATACTGAAGACATTTTCAATGGAACAAAAAAGTCAGATCATATGAAAAACACCAAACAAATTACTATATATAGAGGAAGAAATTACAAAACTGTCCACAAAACATAAAGAGAAATAGAGATTCAATAATTTGAAACTGAATAAGAATGcaaattttgaatctaattacaaaaatgaagtaaaatgaataagaatgcaaattttgaatctaattaCAAAAATGAAGTAAAATCGAATATAAAatcatactaaaaaaattagaggGTAGTATTTGGAACTAATTATCATTGACCAGGGAAAAAAATTCTGGCGTGACCTTGGTGCTAATCTATGTCAATTACTCCCAAAGTGACAAAGGGCACAAACGTATCCAACACACTTTGGACTTTTATCAAGAATGTCTTGGTATTTATATTCTTTAGACAATTCCAAATCTATCCATATGGGACAAACTTTGCACTTCAACTTTTCTTATGAGTTTAAGcccaaaagtcatttccaaTAATTAAACCCATCGTTTAATACTTATAGGTAATCCAAACAGTGGTTGGATGATTTAAACCCACCCAACCCAACTCGGATTGAGTTACAAACACCTTATAAGTTTGTACAAAGTATAAGAGATGGGAGAATGAAGGAAAAATTAGAGATGTCCAAAAAAATCTATGGGGTCGGGGCCCcgctaggggtgttcaaaaaatccggtAACCCGACCAACCCGGACTACTCAACCAAAACCACAagggttgggttaaaaatgttaaaaaaaatgattaaattcaGGTTGGGTCTCGGGTTACCCCATTTCATGTCGGTCAACCGACCGCACCCGactagtgtatatatatatataatatatatatatataagttaaaaaaacagtcaaattaaaaaaaaaaaaaaaagaattggtGACCCAACCGAAAATTTtgtgttgggttgggttgggttggtttgaccctccaaaaaagaaTTAATAGGGTTCATTTTTAGCCAACTCGAATTTTTTGGTTTGGTCCACAAAAATTTTCCAACCCGACCCAACCCggactatgtacacccctagGCCCCGTAGGGATCCGCCCCGCCCCGAATACACGGGGAATGGGGGAGAGAGTGGggattttttttctccatttgcAATTCGGGCCCGGGATGGGGAATATATTTCCCGACCTCAACCCCGACCCCACCCGACTTTTGTAtagaaattataaatttattatatatatatgtgttaatattaatattgtagaTTTTGTTAAGATAATTATggaggttttaattatttaagtttaaaattactttaatttattagatgtgttaatatttaagataaaatgttctaattgttgaatttaatttataaaaaattatgagaatttaggcattttaattatatatttttaaattgaatgtttattattgtttttattgacaaaattgacaatattttattttaaatgaaagttGTATTGGATATGTTTAGGAAtcgttaaaaatatatattttaattgaaataaaaaaatgttagaaaACAATGATGACGGAAAATTTTTTTTCTACGGAACCCGATTTCCGCATGGAATCTCGTCCCGTTTCCTAGGAAAATTTGCAGGGGTGGGAAGCTTCCCCGCCCTGTGGACATCTCTAGGCAAAATAgacattataaaaaaattaaaaactcctcaaaacaaaaaaaaaaaaagaaaaatctcatcCTATTATCATTTAAAGATATACCACACATATATAGATTAATATAGTCTagaatatagaaatatatagGGTCTCctaaacaaaatagaaagagatttcttttctttgactttcgtttaaaaaaaaaaaaaaaaaaaaagaaagtaaatgttTACAGCTATACGTATACGCTATACggtataatataaataaacaacTATGCATCAATAGGGGTAGAAAAGAAGGCAAAAAATCGAGAATTGGAGCGAGCGAGTAAAATCAGATATCGGCGTCAGACAAAAGAAAACCCCCTTTACGGATAGAAGAAGGCCACGATCAAAACCCTAAATCTTCGTGATCTCTGTTCGTTTGATTCCCTCCCGTTCTCGTTTTTTCCCACAAAATCCTGTGCTTTAGGAACATCTCGTCTCGTTTCGGAATTTGAATTTAGAGCGCTACGGTGTGTGTTCTGGTtatggggaagaagaagaagagagttgCGTCTAAGGTATGGTGTTATTATTGCGACAGAGAATTCGATGACGAAAAGATATTGGTGCAGCATCAGAAGGCCAAACACTTCAAGTGCCATGTCTGTCACAAGAAGCTTTCTACTGCCGGCGGTATGGTCATCCACGTTCTTCAAGTCCACAAAGAGTCAGTCACCAAGTATGTCAACTCTTtccttctctctctttctctcatcAACGAGAAGTCTACAATCAACTTTATTTAGTGCAAATATTCGACGGTTGCTTAATCCACTTGTTTTACGACCGGTTCTggtttataattggatttatcTTTCTTAATGTGTTCGAATGATGAATTTCTTGTTCAGCAGCAAGAAATTGTTTCATTGGTGAACTGTATTATAGACTGCTCACCGTCTAACAATTAATTTGGTAGAGTTCCACATGTTGGATTGTAGGATTTGAACATGAAAAGATATTGGGATATTGTAGTAGTTAGGAAAAGATATACTAGATAGACTTGCCCCTCAACGGAGCTTTTTGATTTTTTCTAAGATCAAAGCacttttctattaattaattacataattTCTGATTCTGAACTGGTATATTTTGTGTTGGTCACGTTTATTCTAACGTTTCTATTGTTGGTGGTAATCTTGTAATAGAGTTCCTAATGCAAAACCAGGTAGAGAAGCAACAGATATTGAAATATATGGAATGCAAGGAATTCCTCCTGATGTCTTGGCAGCACACTATGGAGAGGACGGTGAGGAATCTGAATAACTCATCCATGCTCTGTCTTTATATTTATCTATACTTTATTATTGGTTTCTTACTTCTTTTCCTCTGCCTCTCAGTCCTTCTCTTGCATGCTTAAACCTACGTGTAAATAGACATATGAGAATATAACGAGTTTATGGGTCTGTTATGTTTGTGTTTAGGCAAGGATAACTctcttataaatagaagaaactttattctttttaatttccaaaCTGAGACGTGAATTTGCTAAATCCCCCCCTATTATTCTTATTTCTTGTCTAATGGAGGACAATTCTCCTGTGAGTTCGGTATCCCCACCCCAATCTCTACCCTCACCCATATTATCTCTTTGAGTTGTTTCTCCTATGCTTTTTTCTTTGATGATTCCTTGACAAATATGGTATCTTCGGATTTCTTTTTTTGGTTGGATCAGTCTGTGTGcagattattattttaaataattgaaaataatagATATTTGATTGATAAGATGGAATATACAAAGGTAACCCCcccaacagaaaaaaaaaaagccttccCGGAAGTTATTGTTAACCGTTGAACCACGTCAGTCCTATGTCCTTAAGCATCTGAATTCTGTCAAGGAGGTTAGTGGAAGGGACTTGCATCTATATTGGCTTGGGAGCACATTGAGATTAGCATGagtttattaatttttgaataGGTGACAATCCTCAAACTACATGACATGCACAGTCCAAGGTCCTAAGGGGCAAGGagtaaaatttgtttttgggtCTTGGGATAATGGCACATTCAAATCTCCTCAAGGAAGCTAACCATAACAAAGATCTGATCATTGATGGTGACTATTGGTAAGGTTAAGAGTGTCCATGGAGATTAGACTAGCTGTTGTAGGTTAGGAAACATAACGTTCTTTGTTTCGATAGTGGTTTATTCTTGGAAGCCATCCAATAATATCTAAGGATGTTTTTGTTTGCCCTTTGAATCAGATAATCTTCCCAAGGAAGCTAACCATAACAAAGATCTGATCGTTGAGGGTGACTATTGGTAAGGTTAAGAGTGTCCATGGAGATTAGACTAGCTGTTGTAGGTTGGGAAACATAACATTCTTTGTTTTGATTGTGGTTTGAAGAGGAATTATTCTTGGAAGCCATCCTATAATATCTGAGGATGTTTTTGTTTGCCCTTTGAATCAGATGTTCTTCAGAAATAAGAGGCATGAGACGATAGGACTTGTTGAGATGACAACCTATCTTATCAGTTGAAAAGCAGCTTGTTCTAGTTAATGTGAACAAGGGAGGGTGAACGGGTGAACCCACAGACCTAATAGGTAATTGAATTATGAAGGTTCTTGGAGACTGATGCTCAGATTGAGGCATTAAACCTAGCTAATGACCAAACCTCCTTCCaaactcttttaaaactttGTTACTCCTTTCAAGCCAAAGACCTTAAACAACCACAAAGCCAACTTGCCACAAAAGTTGACACTTACCATgcttaattataaatattttatatagtcCAATATACTTGCCATGCTTAATTATTGATGGATCCTGAACAATCTAGTATTGATAGATGTGgatctcttttttaaaaaagcaaaTTATGAGGGGGATGCAAGGTATGGTTATTTTTTCTGTTCTCCAAACTTTTGTACTCTCTTATATTGGAGGAGTTGATTTCTTTTCCACTCTGCCTGAGCCTTTATACCGCTTAATCATGAATGCCGTTTTTTGTGTTGTGCTGTTTCTTatgaaaaaaatctttttgggaGTGGTATTGGAGATAGTggtataattatataattaagaaaataCTCGTCTTTTTTATAGAGGAAGAGTCCTTGTCGAAGGTGCCCAAAGTGGAGATGCCATCAACTCAGATGGTTGGAGGTGTGGTGCCCGGATCACTGGGTATTGTATACCCTCCTCAGCCAGGTTTAGCTGCAATACAACCTATGTAAGTATCTACCTGCATCTTTGTCTTTCATTCACTATTACTGCTTAACTTGaagtttttgtattttattgtgTTATCTTCAGTAAAATGTAGAGAAAACATTGTTAATCTCTATCAATTACCATGTGACTGCAGTTATCCTTCGACTGGACAAGCACAGCCTACTGCCTGGCCAATTCCACCTCGTCCCCAACCTTGGTTCCCCCCAAATTCAGCCGTTTCAATTCCTCCTCCTGCCCCATTGGGCTATGCTCAGCAGCCACTATTTCCCGTGCAGACTGCAAGGCCCCCACTTCCAGTATCATCAACTCCTATGCTCCAGCCTTTACAAATTACGCCTCCTGGGTTGACTTCAACCACACCTTCAGTTTCTGTATCTCAACCGTTGTTCCCTGTTGTTAGTAATAGCCACGGACCTACCCAAAGTTCTCCTTTTTCTTCATCTACACTTTCAACAAGCATTCCTTTGACCTCGGCAGCAGATATCAAAGGCTCAGTGACACATCTGGGCACCAACTCCTTTTCTACAGTTGGTAATCAAGTTTCAAACATTCCAGGTTCAACTAATTTCTCTATGCAGTCCCTTCtttatgacttgtcacaaagCTTTATCTAGTATGATTTTATGCCTGCCTTGAATAAAGACAAATATAGTAGTACttctagaatttttttttaatgtgcaACAGTAATATGTATTCATGTTCGTTAATAATTGAAGTTTGGCTTTTGCTTAAACAACTAATCTTAGATCTTATATATTTGAGCATGATTGCCACTATACTTTGTAAAGGGTTATCCACTAGTAATTTCAATAGGAACTACAATCTATGCATCTGTTAATGTAGTTTCAGTTCCAAACTCTTGCATAAAATTTAGATAGTTTGTAGAGCCATTATCCGACTCTGCCTTCAAGTTGTGTATGAGAGACCAATGCCCGTTCAACATTTATGGGAATAGCTTTTCCTTTTTCCTCAATTCTTGTGAGATTATAACTTCAAATCTTTGCAAGTTCCAAAAGACTTATTATCTAaggaattattaaaattttgactCTCTATTGGTTAGAACTTATATCGTGGAGCTTGTCTTTGCCTTTGAAGtagagtttttcttttcttttcttttcttttcatttttttgttttaaaaaaaaaatacttaacaGGTGACATAACTGCATTTAATGCTGTAGGTGGAATATTAAGCAATTCACACTCCTATGCCTCGGGACCAAATACAGGTGGTCCTTCTATCGGACCACCACCTGTAATTGCAAATAAAGCTCCTACTCAACCATCAACAAATGAAGTATATTTGATTTGGGATGACGAGGCCATGTCTATGGTAAGTTTTCTTGTGTGCTTATTTACCATGGTTTATCTTGATATTTCCAACCTAGTTTCACTTTCTTATGGTAAACATGTGCAGGAGGAAAGAAGAATGTCCTTAACTAAGTATCAGGTGCATGATGAAACTAGCCAGGTAAGTTATACTACAACTTAAATACCACGTGCGGTAGGCTATACATGTTTCTGTTTTTGGATCTTGGATTCTTTGTGATATACATTTGGAAATGTAGGAATGTGTATGAAtctgagttttatttcaattgcaatttatataatgtatttttCTTAGAACCTTGAGCCTGAACTCACTTTTTACCTCGAACTTCATCATCAAATGTAAATGCTGTTTTCTTTTTAACTGACATTTTCCAGTTTGCACGCCATACCACCAATCTTGTGGGCATCAAAAGGCTCAAGTAGGTATT
The nucleotide sequence above comes from Benincasa hispida cultivar B227 chromosome 3, ASM972705v1, whole genome shotgun sequence. Encoded proteins:
- the LOC120073260 gene encoding protein SUPPRESSOR OF FRI 4-like isoform X1; the protein is MGKKKKRVASKVWCYYCDREFDDEKILVQHQKAKHFKCHVCHKKLSTAGGMVIHVLQVHKESVTKVPNAKPGREATDIEIYGMQGIPPDVLAAHYGEDEEESLSKVPKVEMPSTQMVGGVVPGSLGIVYPPQPGLAAIQPIYPSTGQAQPTAWPIPPRPQPWFPPNSAVSIPPPAPLGYAQQPLFPVQTARPPLPVSSTPMLQPLQITPPGLTSTTPSVSVSQPLFPVVSNSHGPTQSSPFSSSTLSTSIPLTSAADIKGSVTHLGTNSFSTVGNQVSNIPGGILSNSHSYASGPNTGGPSIGPPPVIANKAPTQPSTNEVYLIWDDEAMSMEERRMSLTKYQVHDETSQMSSIDAAIDKRIWESRLAGRMPF
- the LOC120073260 gene encoding protein SUPPRESSOR OF FRI 4-like isoform X2, with the protein product MTKRYWCSIRRPNTSSAMSVTRSFLLPAVWSSTFFKSTKSQSPSREATDIEIYGMQGIPPDVLAAHYGEDEEESLSKVPKVEMPSTQMVGGVVPGSLGIVYPPQPGLAAIQPIYPSTGQAQPTAWPIPPRPQPWFPPNSAVSIPPPAPLGYAQQPLFPVQTARPPLPVSSTPMLQPLQITPPGLTSTTPSVSVSQPLFPVVSNSHGPTQSSPFSSSTLSTSIPLTSAADIKGSVTHLGTNSFSTVGNQVSNIPGGILSNSHSYASGPNTGGPSIGPPPVIANKAPTQPSTNEVYLIWDDEAMSMEERRMSLTKYQVHDETSQMSSIDAAIDKRIWESRLAGRMPF